Proteins encoded within one genomic window of Methyloceanibacter stevinii:
- a CDS encoding response regulator → MKHCLVVDDSAVIRKVARRILDSLSFSTSEAENGRDALDQCRTSMPDVVLLDWNMPEMDGIAFLVALRKEAGGQEPKVIFCTTENDVEHITRAISAGANEYIMKPFDREIIEEKFQEVGLL, encoded by the coding sequence ATGAAACATTGCTTGGTCGTGGATGACAGCGCCGTCATTCGCAAAGTGGCCAGACGAATTTTGGACTCGCTCAGTTTCAGTACATCTGAAGCCGAGAATGGGCGGGATGCGCTCGACCAGTGCCGCACATCGATGCCCGATGTCGTCCTGCTCGACTGGAACATGCCGGAAATGGACGGCATTGCGTTTCTGGTCGCGCTTCGCAAGGAAGCGGGCGGGCAAGAGCCGAAAGTCATTTTCTGCACGACCGAAAACGATGTGGAACACATCACCCGGGCGATCTCGGCCGGCGCCAACGAATACATCATGAAGCCCTTCGACCGAGAGATCATCGAAGAGAAGTTTCAGGAAGTCGGATTGCTCTAG
- the ctrA gene encoding response regulator transcription factor CtrA, whose translation MRVLLIEDDSATAQSIELMLQSEGFNVYKTDLGEEGVDLGKIYDYDIILLDLNLPDMSGYEVLKSLRVSKVATPILILSGLAGIEDKVRGLGFGADDYMTKPFHKDELVARIHAIVRRSKGHAQSVIQTGGLKVNLDTKTVDVNGQRVHLTGKEYQMLELLSLRKGTTLTKEMFLNHLYGGMDEPELKIIDVFICKLRKKLAAATGGKHYIETVWGRGYVLRNPDDETDTGEAAA comes from the coding sequence ATGCGGGTTCTTCTGATCGAGGACGACAGCGCCACGGCGCAGAGCATTGAACTAATGCTGCAGTCCGAAGGTTTTAACGTCTACAAGACTGATCTCGGCGAAGAGGGTGTCGATCTCGGCAAGATTTACGACTACGACATCATTCTTCTCGACTTGAACTTGCCGGATATGAGCGGCTACGAGGTCCTGAAGTCCTTGCGTGTCAGCAAGGTAGCGACCCCGATCCTTATTCTTTCGGGCCTTGCAGGCATTGAGGATAAGGTTCGTGGCCTCGGCTTCGGCGCCGACGACTACATGACCAAGCCCTTCCATAAGGACGAACTGGTGGCGCGGATCCACGCCATCGTGCGCCGTTCCAAGGGCCATGCGCAGTCGGTTATCCAAACCGGCGGCCTCAAGGTTAACCTCGACACTAAAACAGTCGACGTTAACGGCCAGCGGGTCCATCTGACCGGCAAGGAATACCAGATGCTCGAATTGCTCTCCCTCAGGAAGGGTACGACGCTGACCAAGGAGATGTTCCTGAACCATCTCTACGGCGGCATGGACGAGCCGGAACTCAAGATCATCGACGTCTTCATCTGCAAGCTGCGCAAGAAGCTGGCGGCTGCGACCGGCGGAAAGCATTACATCGAGACGGTTTGGGGCCGCGGCTACGTGCTGCGCAACCCCGACGACGAGACGGACACCGGCGAAGCCGCCGCGTAA
- a CDS encoding chemotaxis protein CheW, whose product MTFESEHQADPLTNGLVTVAVAGQFFGVPLSRVKHVFVPDRVSPVPLAPAEVMGLLNLRGRIVTALDLRTRLGLPLRVPGDPMVALGVEKGGEMFGLIGDKAGEAMWTTQSGVEPAPANLDARWARLCAGVCRLDGGLLTVLDVDRVLDLNHCGVAA is encoded by the coding sequence GTGACATTCGAATCCGAACATCAGGCAGACCCGCTCACGAATGGGTTGGTTACGGTCGCCGTCGCCGGTCAGTTCTTCGGTGTGCCGCTCTCGCGGGTCAAGCATGTCTTTGTGCCCGACCGCGTATCGCCGGTGCCGTTGGCACCTGCCGAGGTCATGGGACTTCTGAATTTGCGTGGCCGGATCGTAACCGCGCTGGACCTGCGCACGAGACTCGGACTGCCGTTGCGCGTGCCCGGCGATCCCATGGTCGCGCTCGGCGTCGAAAAGGGCGGTGAGATGTTTGGACTGATCGGGGACAAGGCCGGAGAGGCGATGTGGACCACTCAGTCCGGTGTTGAGCCGGCGCCGGCAAATCTCGATGCGCGCTGGGCTCGCCTCTGTGCCGGCGTGTGCCGGCTGGACGGTGGGCTCCTGACGGTGCTCGACGTGGATCGCGTTCTCGATCTCAACCACTGCGGAGTTGCTGCGTGA
- a CDS encoding CheR family methyltransferase, translated as MKLGPVLTEFDFPSMTHLTMALSQPDSGRLRQRVAEAVAVPESYFFRNKDCFAYIGDVMLPQLMERRAGERRLRIWSAACSTGQEPYSLAMLLAEKGRALDGWSVEIVATDFSQAVLGKAQAGQYSQFEVQRGLPVKLLIKYFDKFGPLWQVKSEIRERVDFREQNLLHSYAQLGRFDIILCRNVLIYLGADQRTSVLGRLARSLAPDGYLVLGAAETTLGVSAEFQRVSGQLGGVYRLGAGYGADGVKADRLADIDRAPAGAFRSVRLDPVTADRLEAKARACGMTLSAFLAEFADLGLRTDGDSEPKKD; from the coding sequence GTGAAGCTCGGCCCCGTGCTCACGGAATTCGACTTTCCATCGATGACCCATCTGACGATGGCACTGTCGCAACCGGACAGTGGGCGGCTGCGCCAGCGCGTGGCCGAGGCCGTCGCCGTCCCGGAATCCTATTTCTTCAGAAACAAGGATTGCTTCGCCTATATCGGCGACGTGATGCTGCCGCAGCTCATGGAGCGGCGCGCCGGGGAGCGCCGGCTTCGCATCTGGAGCGCCGCGTGTTCGACAGGGCAGGAGCCGTATTCGCTGGCGATGCTATTGGCCGAAAAGGGCCGCGCGCTGGACGGCTGGTCCGTGGAGATCGTCGCCACCGACTTTTCCCAGGCGGTTCTGGGCAAAGCGCAGGCCGGGCAGTATTCGCAGTTCGAGGTTCAGCGCGGGCTGCCCGTCAAACTGCTGATCAAATACTTCGACAAGTTCGGGCCGCTCTGGCAGGTCAAATCCGAAATCCGCGAGCGCGTCGACTTTCGCGAGCAGAATCTGCTGCACAGCTACGCGCAGCTCGGCCGTTTCGACATCATCCTGTGCCGCAACGTCCTGATCTATCTCGGCGCCGACCAGCGCACCTCCGTCTTGGGGCGGCTGGCGCGTTCGCTCGCTCCCGACGGCTATCTTGTGCTCGGGGCTGCGGAGACGACATTGGGGGTGTCGGCGGAGTTCCAGCGGGTCTCGGGACAGCTCGGGGGCGTCTATCGCCTTGGGGCTGGGTACGGCGCCGATGGTGTCAAAGCGGACAGACTGGCTGACATAGACCGGGCACCGGCCGGCGCGTTCCGGAGCGTCAGGCTCGACCCTGTGACGGCCGACCGTCTGGAAGCCAAGGCGCGCGCGTGCGGCATGACTTTGTCCGCGTTCCTAGCCGAGTTCGCGGATTTGGGCTTGCGCACTGACGGGGATTCGGAGCCCAAGAAGGACTAG
- a CDS encoding protein-glutamate methylesterase/protein-glutamine glutaminase yields MANPGRVMIVDDSGVLRGVVARWIESEADLEVVGRHANGKQAIDAAVHCAPDVIILDIDMPVMDGLEALPLLKRACPDARVLMISTQTRRNAEISLKALELGAVDFLAKPEAQRDIVGLPEFHRELLRKVRGLVRWRSRFTGHPRDGGPAQQFARHAYSSRPPEAIVIGSSTGGPEALSRLLKSLAPSLGRTPVLVAQHMPPLFTAALAERLGRVSGIEATEARDGQEIVGGRIYVAPGDGHMTIEQGAPPRIAVGQGPAVNFHRPSVNLLFESAARVFATRTLGIVLTGMGTDGATGAKQIADAGGSVIAQDFGTSIVWGMPSAAARPAPARRSFLWTKLPGRQGN; encoded by the coding sequence GTGGCCAATCCCGGTCGTGTCATGATCGTGGATGACTCCGGCGTCCTTCGCGGCGTTGTCGCGCGATGGATTGAATCCGAAGCGGACTTGGAGGTTGTCGGCCGCCATGCCAACGGGAAGCAGGCCATAGACGCCGCGGTGCACTGTGCGCCCGACGTGATCATCCTCGATATCGACATGCCGGTGATGGATGGCTTGGAAGCGTTGCCGCTTCTCAAGCGAGCCTGTCCGGACGCCCGTGTGCTGATGATTTCGACGCAGACCCGGCGCAATGCCGAAATAAGCCTCAAAGCGCTCGAGCTGGGGGCGGTGGACTTCCTGGCGAAGCCCGAGGCGCAGCGAGACATCGTCGGTCTACCCGAGTTCCACAGAGAGCTGCTGCGTAAGGTCAGAGGCCTCGTGCGATGGCGGTCGCGGTTCACCGGCCATCCACGGGACGGCGGCCCGGCGCAGCAGTTCGCGCGGCATGCCTACTCATCGCGTCCGCCGGAAGCCATCGTGATCGGCAGTTCCACCGGTGGACCCGAGGCGCTCAGCCGCCTGTTGAAGTCTTTGGCGCCGTCGCTTGGCCGAACCCCCGTGCTGGTTGCTCAGCACATGCCGCCGCTGTTCACCGCCGCACTCGCCGAACGGCTCGGCCGGGTCTCGGGCATCGAGGCCACAGAGGCGCGCGACGGTCAGGAGATTGTCGGCGGGCGCATCTATGTGGCGCCTGGTGATGGACACATGACGATCGAGCAGGGCGCGCCGCCACGGATTGCTGTCGGGCAGGGGCCTGCGGTCAATTTCCACCGTCCCTCGGTGAACCTCCTGTTCGAGAGTGCGGCCCGGGTCTTCGCCACCCGAACGCTTGGCATCGTGTTGACAGGCATGGGGACGGACGGCGCAACGGGCGCCAAGCAGATTGCCGATGCGGGCGGCAGCGTGATCGCGCAGGATTTCGGCACGAGTATTGTTTGGGGTATGCCGAGCGCGGCGGCGCGTCCGGCGCCTGCGCGGCGATCCTTCCTCTGGACGAAATTGCCAGGACGGCAGGGCAACTGA